A portion of the Magnolia sinica isolate HGM2019 chromosome 17, MsV1, whole genome shotgun sequence genome contains these proteins:
- the LOC131230533 gene encoding ribosomal operon-associated A protein-like yields the protein MDVKTSERTLFYSFRTGSLLTSSLNEFSGNFTEFLVNFNDFSVNFFEFSVNFSKFSVNLLEFLINFSDFSDNFTKFLVNFNDFYVNFPECLVNFIEFSVNFNEFSVNFSEFSINLPEFSMNFNHLLVHFTEFSINFTEFSVNLNKFSINYIGFSVNFSEFSINFTEFFVNFTKFSINFIELSVNFTSLSVNLNELLVNFTKFLVNFYKFSFNFSKLLVKFSKFSINLIKFSINFMKFSVNFDKFSVNFSKFLVKFSKFSINSAK from the exons atggatgtcaagaccAGCgaacggacattattctatagttttagaactggTAGCCTATTAACGAGTAGTCTAAA CGAGTTCTCTGGCAATTTTAccgagttcttggtcaatttcaatgACTTCTCGGTCAATTTTTTCGAGTTCTCGGTCAACTTTAGCAAATTCTCAGTCAATTTGCTCGAGTTCTTGATTAATTTCAGCGACTTCTCTGACAATTTCAccaagttcttggtcaatttcaacgACTTCTATGTCAATTTTCCCGAGTGCTTGGTTAATTTCATCGAGTTCTCAGTTAATTTCAATGAGTTCTCAGTTAACTTCAgcgagttctcgatcaatttgcCCGAATTCTCGATGAATTTCAACCACTTATTGGTCCATTTCACTGAGTTCTCAATTAATTTCACGGAGTTCTCAGTCAATCTCAACAAGTTCTCGATCAATTACATTGgcttctcagtcaatttcagtgagttctcgatcaatttcaccgAGTTCTTTGTTAATTTCACCAAGTTCTCAATTAATTTCATCGAGTTGTCGGTCAATTTCACCAGCCTCTCGGTCAATTTAAACGAGTTATTAGTCAATTTCAccaagttcttggtcaatttctaCAAGTTCTCGTTCAATTTTTCCAAGTTATTAGTCAAATTCAGTAAATTCTCAATCAATTTAATcaagttctcaatcaatttcatgaagttttcGGTCAATTTCgacaagttctcggtcaatttttccaagttcttagttaaatTCAGCAAGTTCTCAATCAATTCAGCAAAGTAA